One stretch of Sander lucioperca isolate FBNREF2018 chromosome 13, SLUC_FBN_1.2, whole genome shotgun sequence DNA includes these proteins:
- the wdr44 gene encoding WD repeat-containing protein 44 isoform X2 translates to MASDTSDTEEFYDAPEDVNFTPSPKVSPAKFVIPSPQRSENAAQDVSCRVATSETQQDDSLLIIDSIIEESQKGSGGDVGEVAQLLDQLHVDVRAELEPVEENNAQEVPVELAAPAVEPQLVERPEDQQESAATNGACSIPVPEPTDLPGPSVGSQEGVQPPDITSTVGLGPPDGAVVVAEGEQEQRPADILDQVPFTDMQADSDSSGPLKPPRQFTVEPDIVASTKKPRPSRPPPPSGGPPPRPPPPSWQSLPSKKSQECLRPSGLEVSAVSGDVLEPSGLVSPSSTVRSLTKELQHSLDLASATSGDKVVTAQENEDEQASSQSGGQTPGPQRPRSNSGRELTDEEILASVMIKNLDTGEEIPLIQAEEKLPAGINPLTLHIMRRTKEYITNDAAQSDDDDKAQAPLADTDGGKLKQKTTQFKKFLGKSVKKAKHLAEEYGEKAVNKVKSVRDEVFHTDQDDPSSSDDEGMPYTRPAKFKAAHSFKGPFDFDQIKVVQDLSGEHMGAVWTMKFSHCGRLLATAGQDNVVRIWVLKSAFDYFNNMRLKYNTEGRVSPSPSQESLCSSKSDDPGASCAPEDPDTEDRNAPFRQVPFCKYKGHTADLLDLSWSKNFFLLSSSMDKTVRLWHISRRECLCCFQHIDFVTAIAFHPRDDRYFLSGSLDGKLRLWNIPDKKVALWNEVDGQTRLITAANFCQNGKYAVIGTYDGRCIFYDTERLKYHTQIHVRSTRGRNKVGRKITGIEPLPGENKILVTSNDSRIRLYDLRDLSLSMKYKGYVNSSSQIKASFSHDYSFIVSGSEDKYVYIWSTYHDLSKFTSVRRDRNDFWEGIKAHNAVVTSAIFAPHPGLIVPQEAGADKPEAECKSLDSTDSETIPSGALKTDHTEVLLSADFTGAIKVFINVKKY, encoded by the exons ATGGCGTCAGATACAAGTGACACCGAGGAATTCTATGATGCTCCCGAGGACGTTAATTTCACTCCATCTCCCAAAGT gtCACCTGCAAAGTTTGTCATTCCTTCACCTCAG AGATCAGAAAACGCTGCACAAGATGTGAGCTGCCGAGTGGCCACATCTGAGACTCAGCAAGATGATTCCCTACTG ATCATTGATAGCATCATTGAGGAGAGTCAAAAGGGAAGTGGTGGTGATGTTGGTGAGGTGGCTCAACTGTTAGATCAGCTACATGTTGATGTAAGAGCAGAGCTGGAACCAGTGGAAGAGAATAATGCTCAGGAAGTTCCTGTGGAGCTAGCAGCGCCAGCTGTCGAACCTCAGCTTGTCGAGAGGCCCGAGGATCAACAGGAAAGTGCAGCAACAAATGGAGCATGCTCAATACCTGTCCCTGAACCCACAGATCTCCCAGGGCCATCAGTTGGGTCACAGGAAGGTGTTCAGCCCCCAGACATCACAAGCACCGTAGGACTGGGTCCGCCTGATGGGGCTGTTGTGGTTGCAGAAGGGGAGCAGGAGCAGAGACCTGCAGATATCTTAGACCAGGTCCCATTCACGGACATGCAGGCTGACTCGGACTCCTCTGGGCCTTTGAAACCCCCACGGCAATTCACGGTGGAACCAGACATTGTAGCAAGCACCAAGAAGCCTCGTCCCTCACGCCCACCCCCTCCCAGCGGAGGTCCTCCACCGAGACCACCGCCACCGTCTTGGCAGAGTCTACCTTCCAAGAAGTCTCAGGAGTGTCTGAGGCCGAGTGGACTGGAAG TGTCTGCAGTCAGCGGTGATGTCCTGGAGCCTTCCGGCCTGGTGTCTCCTAGCAGCACAGTGAGGAGTCTAACTAAAGAGCTGCAGCATTCCTTGGATCTGGCCAGCGCCACCAGTGGGGACAAAGTGGTGACAGCACAG GAAAATGAGGATGAGCAGGCTTCATCTCAGAGTGGAGGACAAACTCCAGGCCCTCAGCGTCCACGTTCCAACTCTGGTAGAGAACTGACAGATGAG GAAATCCTGGCCAGTGTGATGATCAAGAATTTGGACACTGGGGAAGAGATCCCTTTAATCCAGGCGGAAGAGAAGCTTCCTGCGGGGATTAACCCCCTTACTCTGCACATCATGAGGAGGACCAAGGAGTACATTAC GAATGATGCCGCACAGTCAGATGACGATGACAAGGCTCAGGCTCCACTGGCAGACACAGATGGAGGAAAACTAAAACAGAAAAC AACCCAGTTTAAAAAGTTCCTGGGCAAGTCTGTGAAGAAGGCCAAGCATCTTGCTGAGGAATATGGAGAGAAGGCAGTCAACAAAGTGAAAAGTGTGCGTGATGAAG TGTTCCATACAGATCAGGACGATCCGTCATCAAGTGACGATGAGGGTATGCCTTACACCAGGCCTGCCAAGTTCAAGGCAGCACACAGCTTCAAGGGTCCCTTTGACTTTGATCAGATTAAGGTTGTACAGGACCTGAGTGGGGAGCACATG GGGGCCGTTTGGACGATGAAGTTCTCTCACTGTGGGAGGCTGCTGGCAACAGCAGGCCAAGATAATGTGGTTCGCATCTGGGTCTTAAAGAGTGCCTTTGATTACTTCAATAACATGAGATTAAAGTACAACACTGAAG GTCGAGTTTCACCTTCTCCTTCTCAGGAAAGTTTATGCTCCTCTAAATCTGACGATCCCGGA GCAAGTTGTGCTCCAGAGGACCCAGACACAGAAGATAGGAATGCCCCTTTCCGTCAGGTCCCCTTCTGCAAGTATAAAGGCCATACGGCTGATCTATTGGACTTGTCCTGGTCAAAG aacttcttcctcctctcctcttcaatGGATAAAACGGTCAGATTGTGGCACATATCCAGGAGAGAGTGTCTCTGCTGCTTTCAGCACATTGATTTTGTCACAGCCATTGCTTTCCATCCCAGA GACGACAGATACTTTTTAAGTGGCTCTCTGGATGGAAAGCTACGGCTCTGGAACATTCCTGACAAGAAGGTGGCGCTGTGGAATGAGGTGGATGGCCAAACACGCCTCATCACGGCTGCTAACTTCTGCCAAAATGGAAAGTATGCCGTCATCGGCACCTACGATGGTCGATGCATCTTCTATGACACAGAG CGTCTAAAATACCACACTCAAATTCATGTGAGGTCAACCAGAGGCAGGAACAAAGTTGGCCGTAAAATCACTGGTATTGAACCTCTACCTGGAGAGAATAAG ATTTTGGTGACCTCAAATGATTCCCGCATTCGCCTTTATGACCTGAGGGACTTGTCTTTATCCATGAAATACAAAGGTTATGTCAACAGCAGCAGCCAGATCAAGGCAAGCTTCAG TCATGACTACTCCTTCATAGTCAGTGGCTCAGAGGATAAGTACGTGTACATCTGGAGCACTTACCATGACCTGAGCAAATTCACATCCGTACGACGGGACCGCAATGACTTCTGGGAAGGAATTAAAG CACACAATGCAGTGGTCACCTCAGCAATTTTTGCACCGCACCCAGGCCTTATTGTTCCACAAGAAGCTGGAGCAGACAAACCAGAAGCAGAGTGCAAGAGCCTGGACTCCACAGACTCTGAAACGATACCCTCAG GAGCCCTAAAGACAGATCACACAGAggttctgctctctgctgacTTCACTGGAGCCATCAAGGTTTTCATCAATGTAAAAAAGTACTGA
- the wdr44 gene encoding WD repeat-containing protein 44 isoform X1 — protein MASDTSDTEEFYDAPEDVNFTPSPKVSPAKFVIPSPQLSQRSENAAQDVSCRVATSETQQDDSLLIIDSIIEESQKGSGGDVGEVAQLLDQLHVDVRAELEPVEENNAQEVPVELAAPAVEPQLVERPEDQQESAATNGACSIPVPEPTDLPGPSVGSQEGVQPPDITSTVGLGPPDGAVVVAEGEQEQRPADILDQVPFTDMQADSDSSGPLKPPRQFTVEPDIVASTKKPRPSRPPPPSGGPPPRPPPPSWQSLPSKKSQECLRPSGLEVSAVSGDVLEPSGLVSPSSTVRSLTKELQHSLDLASATSGDKVVTAQENEDEQASSQSGGQTPGPQRPRSNSGRELTDEEILASVMIKNLDTGEEIPLIQAEEKLPAGINPLTLHIMRRTKEYITNDAAQSDDDDKAQAPLADTDGGKLKQKTTQFKKFLGKSVKKAKHLAEEYGEKAVNKVKSVRDEVFHTDQDDPSSSDDEGMPYTRPAKFKAAHSFKGPFDFDQIKVVQDLSGEHMGAVWTMKFSHCGRLLATAGQDNVVRIWVLKSAFDYFNNMRLKYNTEGRVSPSPSQESLCSSKSDDPGASCAPEDPDTEDRNAPFRQVPFCKYKGHTADLLDLSWSKNFFLLSSSMDKTVRLWHISRRECLCCFQHIDFVTAIAFHPRDDRYFLSGSLDGKLRLWNIPDKKVALWNEVDGQTRLITAANFCQNGKYAVIGTYDGRCIFYDTERLKYHTQIHVRSTRGRNKVGRKITGIEPLPGENKILVTSNDSRIRLYDLRDLSLSMKYKGYVNSSSQIKASFSHDYSFIVSGSEDKYVYIWSTYHDLSKFTSVRRDRNDFWEGIKAHNAVVTSAIFAPHPGLIVPQEAGADKPEAECKSLDSTDSETIPSGALKTDHTEVLLSADFTGAIKVFINVKKY, from the exons ATGGCGTCAGATACAAGTGACACCGAGGAATTCTATGATGCTCCCGAGGACGTTAATTTCACTCCATCTCCCAAAGT gtCACCTGCAAAGTTTGTCATTCCTTCACCTCAG CTTTCACAGAGATCAGAAAACGCTGCACAAGATGTGAGCTGCCGAGTGGCCACATCTGAGACTCAGCAAGATGATTCCCTACTG ATCATTGATAGCATCATTGAGGAGAGTCAAAAGGGAAGTGGTGGTGATGTTGGTGAGGTGGCTCAACTGTTAGATCAGCTACATGTTGATGTAAGAGCAGAGCTGGAACCAGTGGAAGAGAATAATGCTCAGGAAGTTCCTGTGGAGCTAGCAGCGCCAGCTGTCGAACCTCAGCTTGTCGAGAGGCCCGAGGATCAACAGGAAAGTGCAGCAACAAATGGAGCATGCTCAATACCTGTCCCTGAACCCACAGATCTCCCAGGGCCATCAGTTGGGTCACAGGAAGGTGTTCAGCCCCCAGACATCACAAGCACCGTAGGACTGGGTCCGCCTGATGGGGCTGTTGTGGTTGCAGAAGGGGAGCAGGAGCAGAGACCTGCAGATATCTTAGACCAGGTCCCATTCACGGACATGCAGGCTGACTCGGACTCCTCTGGGCCTTTGAAACCCCCACGGCAATTCACGGTGGAACCAGACATTGTAGCAAGCACCAAGAAGCCTCGTCCCTCACGCCCACCCCCTCCCAGCGGAGGTCCTCCACCGAGACCACCGCCACCGTCTTGGCAGAGTCTACCTTCCAAGAAGTCTCAGGAGTGTCTGAGGCCGAGTGGACTGGAAG TGTCTGCAGTCAGCGGTGATGTCCTGGAGCCTTCCGGCCTGGTGTCTCCTAGCAGCACAGTGAGGAGTCTAACTAAAGAGCTGCAGCATTCCTTGGATCTGGCCAGCGCCACCAGTGGGGACAAAGTGGTGACAGCACAG GAAAATGAGGATGAGCAGGCTTCATCTCAGAGTGGAGGACAAACTCCAGGCCCTCAGCGTCCACGTTCCAACTCTGGTAGAGAACTGACAGATGAG GAAATCCTGGCCAGTGTGATGATCAAGAATTTGGACACTGGGGAAGAGATCCCTTTAATCCAGGCGGAAGAGAAGCTTCCTGCGGGGATTAACCCCCTTACTCTGCACATCATGAGGAGGACCAAGGAGTACATTAC GAATGATGCCGCACAGTCAGATGACGATGACAAGGCTCAGGCTCCACTGGCAGACACAGATGGAGGAAAACTAAAACAGAAAAC AACCCAGTTTAAAAAGTTCCTGGGCAAGTCTGTGAAGAAGGCCAAGCATCTTGCTGAGGAATATGGAGAGAAGGCAGTCAACAAAGTGAAAAGTGTGCGTGATGAAG TGTTCCATACAGATCAGGACGATCCGTCATCAAGTGACGATGAGGGTATGCCTTACACCAGGCCTGCCAAGTTCAAGGCAGCACACAGCTTCAAGGGTCCCTTTGACTTTGATCAGATTAAGGTTGTACAGGACCTGAGTGGGGAGCACATG GGGGCCGTTTGGACGATGAAGTTCTCTCACTGTGGGAGGCTGCTGGCAACAGCAGGCCAAGATAATGTGGTTCGCATCTGGGTCTTAAAGAGTGCCTTTGATTACTTCAATAACATGAGATTAAAGTACAACACTGAAG GTCGAGTTTCACCTTCTCCTTCTCAGGAAAGTTTATGCTCCTCTAAATCTGACGATCCCGGA GCAAGTTGTGCTCCAGAGGACCCAGACACAGAAGATAGGAATGCCCCTTTCCGTCAGGTCCCCTTCTGCAAGTATAAAGGCCATACGGCTGATCTATTGGACTTGTCCTGGTCAAAG aacttcttcctcctctcctcttcaatGGATAAAACGGTCAGATTGTGGCACATATCCAGGAGAGAGTGTCTCTGCTGCTTTCAGCACATTGATTTTGTCACAGCCATTGCTTTCCATCCCAGA GACGACAGATACTTTTTAAGTGGCTCTCTGGATGGAAAGCTACGGCTCTGGAACATTCCTGACAAGAAGGTGGCGCTGTGGAATGAGGTGGATGGCCAAACACGCCTCATCACGGCTGCTAACTTCTGCCAAAATGGAAAGTATGCCGTCATCGGCACCTACGATGGTCGATGCATCTTCTATGACACAGAG CGTCTAAAATACCACACTCAAATTCATGTGAGGTCAACCAGAGGCAGGAACAAAGTTGGCCGTAAAATCACTGGTATTGAACCTCTACCTGGAGAGAATAAG ATTTTGGTGACCTCAAATGATTCCCGCATTCGCCTTTATGACCTGAGGGACTTGTCTTTATCCATGAAATACAAAGGTTATGTCAACAGCAGCAGCCAGATCAAGGCAAGCTTCAG TCATGACTACTCCTTCATAGTCAGTGGCTCAGAGGATAAGTACGTGTACATCTGGAGCACTTACCATGACCTGAGCAAATTCACATCCGTACGACGGGACCGCAATGACTTCTGGGAAGGAATTAAAG CACACAATGCAGTGGTCACCTCAGCAATTTTTGCACCGCACCCAGGCCTTATTGTTCCACAAGAAGCTGGAGCAGACAAACCAGAAGCAGAGTGCAAGAGCCTGGACTCCACAGACTCTGAAACGATACCCTCAG GAGCCCTAAAGACAGATCACACAGAggttctgctctctgctgacTTCACTGGAGCCATCAAGGTTTTCATCAATGTAAAAAAGTACTGA
- the zgc:163098 gene encoding U2 snRNP-associated SURP motif-containing protein, with protein MADRKGKPVTPIKTLTKKEQEELKKKEEEKAAEVFEEFLASFEGSKKSVVKTFVRGGIVNATKEEEAAEDTKSKLYRPATKFVPVSQHVSPVSSGESKKSTFKRKTEEKKKSNLELFKEELKLIQEEREERHKKKKNDSGGGGGFGDLDTPLSGRSSLYDDLTVPTTTNLYISCISPKMNEEILCKEFGKYGPLASVKIMWPRTDEERCRTSNRAFVAFMTRKDAERALASLDGKVIMGFEMKLGWGKPARIPPQPLYTPVGVRATPPPPSGLPFNAQPRDRFRNDFTKPLGMSKGELDKTLSEAVVKVVIPTERNLLFLIHRMIEFVVREGPVFEAVIMNKEKSNPDYKFLFDNKSQDHVYYRWKLFSILQGQSPTEWRTADFRMFRGGSMWRPPILNNYSQRGEDREEVEEDASPEEELKKGQLRAEHRQKLETLLKELTPSREDIGNAMLFCLERADAAEEVVGHITESFSLLQTPLQKKIARLYLVSDILYNSCAKVASASYYRKYFETKLTQIFGDLNAAHKNIQARLQAEQFKQKVMSCFRAWEDWAIYPEPYLIHLQNIFLGFAKAVEESTEIAEEVSCYLDGAPMDSAPIDGLPLYSAPVDDLDGCPLGWDPLDGVPVDDIDGVPLGVAIDDIDGMPLEESNVPLSRVPLSKWETTVDTGTFSQAKTESKWDMVVEHNSEDKVNVSVNSQDGVEDSDSDSSEDSGSSSKCDSADFQSSLRSFQMSESKRKRLRELEVKVMKIQDELESGKRPRKTGMSIQQQVEHYRNKLLQKEFKKDEEKNERLTSKSKDKSKDDRRDKDRSKRSEDGVRRRGWSRDPDDQIRKSRSISPLKTRSPKWSKRSRSPSPDWKAGKSRSRSPHHSHKKAKKSKH; from the exons ATGGCAGATAGAAAGGGAAAACCTGTCACTCCGATCAAAACACTCACAAAGAAAGAACAAGAGGAGCTCAAGAAAAAG GAGGAAGAAAAAGCAGCAGAGGTTTTTGAAGAATTCTTGGCATCATTTGAAGGCAGCAAGAAAAGCGTAGTGAAAACCTTTGTCCGTGGGGGTATCGTGAATGCAACTAAAG AGGAGGAAGCCGCAGAGGACACCAAAAGTAAGCTGTATCGACCTGCTACAAAGTTTGTCCCCGTGTCCCAGCATGTCTCACCAGTATCATCTGGTGAAAGCAAAAAGTCT acatttaaaagaaagacagaagaaaagaagaagagtaATCTTGAACTCTTCAAAGAGGAACTTAAACT AATACAAGAAGAGCGAGAagaaagacataaaaagaagaaaaatgactctggtggtggtggaggattTGGAGATCTGGACACACCATTATCAGGGCGATCAT CATTATATGATGACCTAACAGTGCCAACCACCACTAACCTCTACATTAGCTGCATTAGCCCAAAG ATGAACGAGGAGATTCTCTGCAAAGAGTTTGGTAAGTATGGTCCCCTAGCCAGTGTGAAGATTATGTGGCCCCGAACAGACGAGGAGCGCTGCAGGACCTCCAACAGAGCCTTTGTGGCTTTCATGACACGGAAAGATGCAGAGAGAGCCTTGGCTTCACTTGATG GTAAAGTGATTATGGGGTTTGAAATGAAGCTGGGATGGGGTAAACCAGCTCGCATTCCACCTCAGCCTCTCTACACACCGGTGGGGGTGAGGGCCACACCGCCACCCCCATCGGGTCTGCCTTTCAATGCTCAGCCAAGGGATCGCTTCCGCAATGACTTCACCAAGCCGCTGGGCATGTCCAAAGGAGAGcttgacaag ACTCTGTCCGAAGCCGTAGTCAAAGTGGTTATCCCAACCGAAag GAATCTATTATTCCTCATTCACAGGATGATAGAGTTTGTGGTGCGTGAAGGCCCCGTGTTTGAAGCCGTAATTATGAACAAGGAGAAAAGCAATCCAGATTACAA GTTCCTTTTTGACAACAAAAGCCAAGATCATGTGTACTATCGCTGGAAACTGTTCTCCATCCTCCAG GGACAGTCCCCGACAGAGTGGAGGACCGCAGATTTTCGTATGTTCCGAGGAGGCTCTATGTGGAGACCCCCTATCCTAAACAACTACTCCCAGAGAGGTGAAGATAgggaagaggtggaggaggatgCTTCCCCTGAGGAAGAGTTGAAGAAAGGGCAACTCAGAGCTGA GCACAGACAGAAGCTGGAGACATTGCTTAAAGAGCTCACGCCAAGCAGAGAAGATATCGGCAATGCCATGCTGTTCTGTCTTGAGCGAGCAGATGCAGCAGAGGAAGTAGTGGGACACATCACTGAATCTTTTTCCTTGCTTCAGACGCCCCTTCAGAAGAAG ATTGCCAGATTGTACCTCGTGTCAGACATATTGTACAACTCGTGTGCCAAAGTAGCCAGCGCATCATATTATCGTAAATA TTTTGAAACAAAGCTAACACAGATATTTGGAGACCTTAATGCGGCGCATAAAAACATACAAGCCAGGCTGCAGGCAGAACAGTTTAAG CAAAAGGTCATGAGTTGTTTTAGAGCATGGGAGGACTGGGCCATATACCCGGAGCCTTATCTAATCCACCTTCAAAACATCTTCCTGGGCTTCGCCAAAGCAGTGGAGGAATCGACAGAGATAGCAGAG GAAGTATCCTGCTATCTGGATGGTGCGCCAATGGACAGCGCACCCATCGATGGGTTACCTTTGTACAGCGCTCCAGTGGATGACCTCGATGGCTGCCCCTTAGGCTGGGACCCTCTAGATGGAGTCCCTGTTGACGACATAGACGGTGTTCCCTTAGGAGTTGCTATTGACGACATTGATGGAATGCCCT tGGAGGAGAGCAACGTTCCTCTCTCCAGAGTGCCTTTATCTAAGTGGGAGACGACGGTTGATACTGGGACATTTTCTCAAG CCAAAACTGAGTCTAAGTGGGACATGGTGGTGGAGCATAACAGTGAAGACAAAGTGAATGTAAG TGTCAACTCGCAGGATGGAGTTGAAGACTCAGACAGTGACAGTAGTGAGGACTCCGGCAGTTCGTCCAAATGTGACAGTGCAGATTTCCAGAGCTCCCTCAGAAGTTTTCAGATGTCTGAGAGCAAAAGGAAAAGGTTGAGAGAGCTGGAG GTAAAGGTTATGAAGATTCAAGATGAGTTGGAATCTGGCAAGAGGCCGAGGAAGACTGGGATGAGCATACAGCAACAAGTGGAGCACTACAGGAACAAACTGCTACAGAAG GAGTTTAAAAAAGATGAAGAAAAGAATGAGAGGTTGACATCAAAGTCTAAAGACAAGTCAAAGGATGACAGAAGGGACAAAGATAGGAGCAAAAGAAGTGAAGACGGGGTCAGAAGACGAGGATGGAGTAGAGATCCCGATGACCAGATCCGAAAATCGAGGAGCATCTCTCCTTTAAA GACAAGGTCTCCCAAATGGTCGAAGCGTTCCCGATCACCGTCTCCAGACTGGAAGGCAGGGAAGTCCAGGTCACGGTCGCCGCATCACTCCCACAAGAAGGCAAAAAAGAGCAAACATTGA